gcttatttagggccatatagcatgattgcgagtgtgatagtgcttatatacaacagttcaatgaacaagtgcatttaaaaaaatttggaaaatttcagtacggtcataaaaatgcatttgtgcatggaactagtTTATTAAGCTGCGGATCAGAATCTgcagttgctggttcaaaacaaatgatgcgtccaagcctccataaGTAATTAATGCAGCATAATAAGGAGGCTGGGGGCCTTGCATAACCAAACTTTAAATACTAACATTGGGCATTTATTTTGCGAACTCTCACAGTGTGGTTTGATCCTGGATCTCTTGTTTCTTGGCAACCAGATGAGAAGAATTTGGCATTCATAGATTACAAGATTTATTATATCGGAATGTTCTCTTAAAGAGTGATAGGAGACGGTTGGGCCCTATAATATTACATCTTTTCTATGTCTGGCACCCGGCATCTAAGCTTTCAAAAAATTATCTCAAGTGGCGTGCTCACATTTTGACTGTTAGCCGCAAATCTAAAGGCCACCTAATGTGTTAAGCAAATAAATGGGCCAAAGCTTATTTGATAATGTTAAACGATTACGTGAAACACCGGGAGTTTTATTTTGGTACTAATTATCGAGGTGCCCCACCTCCTCTCTTATGGGTTGGCCACCATTGTTTGCACTATGCTACTGCCTCACCCCCAggaaatgttatttaataaaactttCCCCATCACTGAATTGTGATCTATGTTCCAAAGGTTATGTAGGCACATCTTAACACATGTTTTGggacttttaaattacttttaaatgacGATTCATCCTTCAGTACTTCAGAAAGGAATTGGGGGTCTGAGTGTTACTCTTGTTTTGTGTTATACAAATGTATGTGTACATTAACACTGCAAGCAGTCTttaatatatatagaatatatttgaatatttgacatgagggtgagcaaaatcattttcaatttttattatataattgtatttttattatactgaacatacagtatgtttcagtATTCAGAGTTCAGCTTCTAAATGTGTTGTGATAGAACACCAGTACACTAGCATTCATAATATTTGAATGAGTatgctagtttaaaaaaataatatatatatatatatatatatatatatatatatatatttctttgcatgaactattcctttaactgtaaaATGTATTCCTGAACTTGATCTGGAATACACATACTAAATAAATCTGTATTAATTCCATTGATTTTAGTCCAATGGTTTTTATTTCAATTCTGTTGTATTTATACAGGCTCTTTTCTCTGTCATAATTCAAGAGAAGTACAATGAACAATTGTTATTTGCTGTGGAAAAGTTAAGCAACAATTAATGTATTATGATAGAAGGCTGGATACTGCAATTTATTATTCCTCTTTGAGCAACTTAATCATATAAACAGGAAACAAATAATGCCATGAGAGAAAGACACATGGAAAAGGACACAGAATACCATCTACTGGTTTCAACACTTGCAGCTGAGACAATGAACGACTGTGTAACAAAATTAAAGTCAGTGCCTCCTGGAGCTTGCGCCTCAATGGTGAGTGTGACATCCGTCCCAAACTCTGTGTTGGATGGTGCGGTCACTGTTACAGATCCCTGAGCACTGCCAAATATCCCCAGGCTCAGAGAGCCAGAAAAGGATAGTTTGAAGCCACGGTTAGTCCTGGCCCGTATAGTGTAGTTGCCAGCTGTAGTGGTAGAATTCACTGTAAAGTTGAAACTGAAAGGGACTCCAGGCTCAATAAGGCTCTGTGTTTGGGACTGAGAAATAAACAGATATTGAGTTAATATATATATGCTAcagtatgtacagtgcaatggaatCTGACACATATTTTTAGGTTCTGGACAGTCCTTTCTTTAACAAACTCTGATTGTATattgcattttttgttgttgtaaattacagtatttatatCTGTGTAATGACCCATTATCTGTTTACTCTGAGAAATTTTTTCTGTCTTTAAGCTTACCATTATGATAATTCTAGAGCTTCTCTGCTGGGTGGGTGACTGCCTCTGGAATCGGGTAGACATTGAGGAGGCAATCAACAGACCATTTAGCTGGACCAGAAATGCCCCCTCTGGGATTCTGTCAAAGGTAACCAGATATTCTGTCCCTGCCACTGCTGTGATAGTTCCATTAACAGCACCAGATCCTGAAGCATTAACTAGAAGCACCTCTGTCACTGTGGCTCCTCCAGTTAGAGAGAGAAACAAAGTGGCATTCCCTCCTAAACAGCAAACACAGAAAGATAATAAATCAGCACTTATCAAGCCCTAATATTGTTTCTCTATGGACCATTTACCATTCACAACACTGAAAATAGTGACTTCAACAATAGCTGAATCGAGATGGATCATCACATGATTTTCTGAATATGGATGCTTTCTTCAAAATGTCTAATTTGTGGAAACTCTTAGACGTGAGCATAGAATTATGAATCCATGTGGTGgtcaaaaaacaaagaaacttaATTCATACCTTTAAAAAGACTTTATTTGCATAAATCTGTACCGATAGCAACATTCAGAATGTTTTAGAAAGTTAGCAATGGTGTCATACCAGTTAAAGGGCGACTGTCTTTTGGAATAAAGTCTCCACGATTTCCATCATATTCCACAAAGTTAAAAAGGAAGTCCACAGAACTCTGACCTGTATTTACAATTAAAGTTAACAATGCAGGGaaactttgaaaacaaaatgtTGAAATTGACACAAAGAATTGTAGTGAACTTTCCATATTTCAATATCTTTAAAAAGCCATTTTATTGCTAAAATTCCAAGCATTGTGCAACTTTAGGGCAAGAAATGATCAAACtgggattaaaaaaataaaatctgaacaAACAGATATCTACAACGATACTCAGAAaccatattttgtcaaatgcagAAAAACTTTACCAAAGACTTTCAGGGTATAGAAGCTTGTAGCATTAATGCTTATTCTCCATTGCCCTGTCTGGTTGACAGAAATCTGTAACCTCCACCAATTTCCTGCATTCTGAGTGCTACCCAAAGCACCATTTCCCTCTGACACTGACTGAGACACACCTGAAAGGAAGGGGGAAAacataaatgcagttatattaacAGTGACTTACATTCAGAATATTAGCATACCATACCTATCATACCTGCCATCTCAACTTTAAAGGTCTGTGAGGAGTTAAGAAGAGAACAGTCAGAGACTGATTTGTTTAGAGATATTCTGGCTCACCTGTAGGACTGTAGAGTGTAAAGACTGGAGAATCCCCAGTGACATACACGGTCACGTTTGACAGAGACTCATCCAACACAAAAGAGAAGTTCTCTGCCTTGGCTGGATTTCTCACCACCTGAAAAACGGTCACCTTCAAGAAACAGTGATGTATCAATGTTAGATTCAAATAAGAAATGAATAGTAAACTAGATAATGTAGATAAAGTATGTCAAGTAAACCCTAGATGTTTGCTTgaaaaagccttgtctgaaagtttaaattagtttaaaataaaaatcaagtttGATGGATATAAAGACATTACAGAAAGACAAGCAGCCAGCTAGCTGAATAGTCAGACTGTTACATAGATATTCAGATAAgccatcagagagagagagagacactaaaAGGAATAATCTGGGTTAATTGTTTGGCcaattggcagcatttgtgacataatgtagattaacacaaaatttattttgactcgtctgtccttttcttaaaaaaataaatacaaataaaaattctagGTTATAGTGATGCACTTACTGTGCAATGGGAATGAAGGGGGGCAatttttttagggtttaaagtcataaatgtaaatcttaaattgtataaaagcattcattcttctgtcataaatgtgcattatttgagctgtaaagttgtttaaaatgtcatttttacagttgtcTTTAGTTTCAGTATTACGCcgtcatggcaacggagttgtaaaattggacatactttacacagaataggttagtaagagattttattaaactaaaatcatgttagcacgtGTAGTGTTTACGTCTATTGGCTATAAAGAAAATGTGTATTTACTGTATCTACATTCTATGGATCTATTCTTGTGCATTAAGGCCTTTTTATGAAATTTGGTTGCTAGTGGTCACATTTCCAAATTACCTGAAAACTGACAATTGCACCATTTGGTCAGTGCTGCCAATCACTATTGCATTAAGGAGCCCCAAATTTTGCCCCCAAATTAATTCCAAAAATTGTATCTAATCTAATCTTATATATTATCACTTATCTAAGGAATTTACTTGCTATTCATTTAGGGAAATCTGAGCTCTTCACTCGGCCAGCCAGTTAGAAATAAATATACCTATCATACTTGTAGATCTCAACCTGGTAAATATCAAGTAGGCTCCAAATAAAGGCCTTAATGCATATGAAAAGGTTAATAACCCTACATTTAAAAGGAAATGAAAAGCCATTTAGAAGAGATCAGCATAGTTTATTGTGAGCATGCTAAACTTAGAGGAAAAAAGCATCGAAGTGGTAAGTGAACTGACACATGTAATCCGTCAGTTCTGCCAGCCAGCGAGACATCAAAGTCCTATCATCATCTCAACTGCAagcagaaaacaatgcaaggccATACCTTTTATATTTGCGCAACTCACTAAAAGTGTAGAGACGAGCTTAATGCTCTATGTGTAGCGCAATGGCTTGTCCACTCTCTCGCTATTGCACATATTGTACTAAAAGTGGCACGCATAGGTTTCCATCCCTTGGGCTACCCTTTTAAACAACTCCTCAACGTCAATGCAGTAAGCAGTCTGTTCACAACCTACCGTTAATAGTAGCCTACAGCGCAAACAGCCATACACAAAATTTCAAATTTGAAAATTGGTGAGaatttgtttataaaaaatgtttttttatgaagttacaatttataaaaatttCAATTTAAGAAAAGAAGAGCAAATGTCAATAAACTATTCCTGAAGTAACCGGAATTAGATTGGCATGGCCTGAAAAATAAACTGTGAAGCATTACAGGGACCATTTGAGCATACCAGTGCAGAGGTAGATGTATCTGGAATGATTTTCGTGGCCTGAGGCAGTGTGACCTTTGTGACTTCTATGGCCTGTCCACCAGAAGCATGGGCCAGGTCTCTGTACAACTGTATCTCTGACTGAGACATTGCCCTTGATGAAGAACTCTGTCGTTCCGAGACGCTTCTTCTTTTACGGAATGAGGTAGAGTGTGTCAGCATAAAATTCACCTGGGTggtgagcagagagagagagagagagcacagagAGTAGAGACAGtattataaaaaatgaaaaatcctAGATATTAAGACATCTGCAGCATCACTTAACCATTGAgccaaattaaacaaacaaattcagCAAGTGTCCAACAGTTACTCACTGTTGACTTGGTGCTTTCTATCAGGGCCTCAATTGTGCTTTTTAATTCTGAGTCCTTTGCTGCAGCATcagtgaaaacaaaaatgtttgaagATGGAGGAGCTCCTGCAAGTGCCAACTAGAGAACCATGAATAACCAAAACAGAAAAGACTAGAATTTTTGAGATTCACATTCATTTACTTTCAGTGGCTTAAACTTCATAGTATCTTGTATGATTAAACACATATTTCACCATTGGGTTTTGAGAGTACAGATTTaagtttgatttaattattttcccaTGCCAAAAGAAGGTTTACAGTGGTGATGCACACACCAGCAGTCCTGATAAGCACATCTCTGGGGCGTCTCCTCCACCAGATGCTGTAAGGGAATTCATTTTCTCTTTGAAAATATCTGCATTCTCAGTCCTTATCAGAGGTCCAAAACCTGCAgtcgtaacacacacacaaaatcttgtttttatatcattgtggggactctccataaatttccatgcattttatggattttatatagATTTAACGATAATttttatcccctaaacctaaccctacccctaaacctaatcctcacagaa
This genomic window from Xyrauchen texanus isolate HMW12.3.18 chromosome 11, RBS_HiC_50CHRs, whole genome shotgun sequence contains:
- the LOC127652119 gene encoding von Willebrand factor A domain-containing protein 7-like isoform X2, with translation MDSLAAVAVFLLLGTLFQPPQAAAFKPLHSDGSLTHREITQIAILRKTAEACRDIAVDQGREFTLPINNKLTVASVRAACSNSYAALSTLSFTLAVALIYRSNAAVDYVYLLTDSPHVDNEAFIEARDIITRGLAAVKASMKQENYNSARVRLGALFHTLQDFYSHSNWVELGFTIPLRNMTRSDLPLNNLAGPKTPTCKSCNGDDCSDNILPEILQQKILTTGYFNLFSFSKPTGKCSHGGIFDMTSRREPTGGINKDTISSQHGFLHNRAANLAINATMEVLEDIRLATNNTAFLRLMGLSQTSVMAFVIDTTASMSDDIAEAKRVSFSIIDSRKGTSEEPSEYILVAFNDPGFGPLIRTENADIFKEKMNSLTASGGGDAPEMCLSGLLLALAGAPPSSNIFVFTDAAAKDSELKSTIEALIESTKSTVNFMLTHSTSFRKRRSVSERQSSSSRAMSQSEIQLYRDLAHASGGQAIEVTKVTLPQATKIIPDTSTSALVTVFQVVRNPAKAENFSFVLDESLSNVTVYVTGDSPVFTLYSPTGVSQSVSEGNGALGSTQNAGNWWRLQISVNQTGQWRISINATSFYTLKVFGQSSVDFLFNFVEYDGNRGDFIPKDSRPLTGGNATLFLSLTGGATVTEVLLVNASGSGAVNGTITAVAGTEYLVTFDRIPEGAFLVQLNGLLIASSMSTRFQRQSPTQQRSSRIIIMSQTQSLIEPGVPFSFNFTVNSTTTAGNYTIRARTNRGFKLSFSGSLSLGIFGSAQGSVTVTAPSNTEFGTDVTLTIEAQAPGGTDFNFVTQSFIVSAASVETSRWYSVSFSMCLSLMALFVSCLYD
- the LOC127652119 gene encoding von Willebrand factor A domain-containing protein 7-like isoform X1: MLTEAVFEAPKAAKVMDSLAAVAVFLLLGTLFQPPQAAAFKPLHSDGSLTHREITQIAILRKTAEACRDIAVDQGREFTLPINNKLTVASVRAACSNSYAALSTLSFTLAVALIYRSNAAVDYVYLLTDSPHVDNEAFIEARDIITRGLAAVKASMKQENYNSARVRLGALFHTLQDFYSHSNWVELGFTIPLRNMTRSDLPLNNLAGPKTPTCKSCNGDDCSDNILPEILQQKILTTGYFNLFSFSKPTGKCSHGGIFDMTSRREPTGGINKDTISSQHGFLHNRAANLAINATMEVLEDIRLATNNTAFLRLMGLSQTSVMAFVIDTTASMSDDIAEAKRVSFSIIDSRKGTSEEPSEYILVAFNDPGFGPLIRTENADIFKEKMNSLTASGGGDAPEMCLSGLLLALAGAPPSSNIFVFTDAAAKDSELKSTIEALIESTKSTVNFMLTHSTSFRKRRSVSERQSSSSRAMSQSEIQLYRDLAHASGGQAIEVTKVTLPQATKIIPDTSTSALVTVFQVVRNPAKAENFSFVLDESLSNVTVYVTGDSPVFTLYSPTGVSQSVSEGNGALGSTQNAGNWWRLQISVNQTGQWRISINATSFYTLKVFGQSSVDFLFNFVEYDGNRGDFIPKDSRPLTGGNATLFLSLTGGATVTEVLLVNASGSGAVNGTITAVAGTEYLVTFDRIPEGAFLVQLNGLLIASSMSTRFQRQSPTQQRSSRIIIMSQTQSLIEPGVPFSFNFTVNSTTTAGNYTIRARTNRGFKLSFSGSLSLGIFGSAQGSVTVTAPSNTEFGTDVTLTIEAQAPGGTDFNFVTQSFIVSAASVETSRWYSVSFSMCLSLMALFVSCLYD